The Deltaproteobacteria bacterium genome includes a region encoding these proteins:
- a CDS encoding 16S rRNA (uracil(1498)-N(3))-methyltransferase — protein sequence MSHTYRFLGKAQSETEWVLTGDEAHHFAKVLRLAIDEIVEVTDGGGRWISGTVTAVTSREVTIRVSQSHQVAPPIIRLELAVGALRHGTVDEILPMLCELGVDRIHVFGQYGVAKSRLGPKVHERWHRILVQSIKQCKRPWLPSVEEHESVDALLTATAGLNGADVARFYLDPAATLLMPKALQACGTSHVLAIVGGEKGFDPREEAALNEAQVTGVQLGSSILRAVTAAVAAVTCLELHRRQL from the coding sequence ATGTCGCATACCTATAGATTTTTAGGCAAGGCGCAGAGTGAGACCGAATGGGTGCTTACTGGGGACGAAGCACATCATTTTGCCAAAGTATTGCGTCTTGCCATAGATGAGATCGTGGAAGTCACCGATGGTGGCGGCCGGTGGATCAGTGGAACTGTGACGGCTGTGACCAGTCGCGAGGTAACGATCCGGGTTTCGCAGTCTCATCAGGTGGCGCCACCGATTATCAGGCTAGAGCTGGCAGTAGGGGCGCTGCGTCACGGTACTGTTGATGAGATATTGCCCATGCTCTGCGAGCTAGGGGTCGACCGTATCCATGTCTTTGGACAGTACGGTGTCGCAAAAAGTCGCCTAGGCCCCAAGGTTCATGAGCGTTGGCACCGCATCCTCGTCCAGTCAATTAAACAATGCAAGAGGCCTTGGCTCCCCTCTGTTGAGGAACATGAATCAGTCGACGCACTGCTGACTGCCACGGCAGGGTTAAATGGCGCAGATGTGGCCCGTTTCTATTTGGACCCGGCCGCCACATTGCTCATGCCTAAGGCCCTGCAAGCTTGTGGCACAAGCCACGTATTGGCCATCGTTGGCGGTGAAAAAGGCTTCGATCCCAGGGAAGAGGCCGCACTCAATGAGGCTCAGGTCACAGGAGTGCAGCTTGGCAGTAGCATTTTGCGCGCAGTGACTGCCGCAGTGGCGGCTGTCACCTGCCTAGAGTTACATCGCCGACAACTGTGA